One stretch of Candidatus Sulfotelmatobacter sp. DNA includes these proteins:
- the tatC gene encoding twin-arginine translocase subunit TatC, whose amino-acid sequence MTPRPRLRPDDPRVTGEMPFLQHLEELRWVLMHSLIACVIGAIGGWLLAPRVLEDIIARTVKRAVVLSPLEAFNERFKLALILGLFIALPIVFYRIWNFVLPGLLKRERSWVLPMAMASMLLFALGAWAAYGYVVPLVIQVLGGFMTPNMVAEIRLGSLLGFVYNMALACGLVCQLPLVTMTLTAIGLVTPGFLLKQWRVAIVLVFFLTAIITPGDVVTAQIVMGVPMTALYFLSVGLSYFVARRRRTDAAAPREQHVPQS is encoded by the coding sequence GTGACTCCGCGCCCTCGGCTGCGCCCCGACGATCCGCGGGTCACCGGCGAGATGCCGTTCCTCCAGCATCTCGAGGAGCTGCGCTGGGTGTTGATGCACTCGCTGATCGCCTGCGTGATCGGCGCGATCGGCGGGTGGCTGCTGGCGCCACGCGTGCTCGAGGACATCATCGCGCGCACCGTCAAGCGCGCGGTGGTGCTGTCGCCGCTCGAGGCGTTCAACGAGCGGTTCAAGCTGGCGTTGATCCTCGGCCTGTTCATCGCGTTGCCCATCGTCTTCTACCGGATCTGGAACTTCGTCCTGCCGGGCCTGCTCAAGCGCGAACGCAGCTGGGTGCTGCCGATGGCCATGGCGTCGATGCTGCTGTTCGCGCTCGGTGCGTGGGCAGCATACGGCTACGTGGTGCCACTGGTGATCCAGGTGCTGGGCGGCTTCATGACCCCCAACATGGTCGCCGAGATCCGGCTGGGTTCGTTGCTGGGCTTCGTGTACAACATGGCGCTCGCCTGCGGTCTGGTGTGCCAGCTGCCGCTCGTGACCATGACGCTCACCGCGATCGGACTGGTGACGCCCGGCTTCCTGCTCAAGCAGTGGCGTGTCGCCATCGTGCTCGTGTTCTTCCTCACCGCGATCATCACGCCCGGCGACGTGGTGACCGCGCAGATCGTGATGGGAGTTCCGATGACGGCGCTCTACTTCCTGAGCGTCGGGCTGTCCTACTTCGTGGCGCGTCGCCGCCGGACC